In one window of Euwallacea fornicatus isolate EFF26 chromosome 19, ASM4011564v1, whole genome shotgun sequence DNA:
- the LOC136345462 gene encoding microtubule-associated protein futsch-like, translating to MEAVNGGSLGEGGAPPPSPLTGCYLLVVVGEPHSQEHKDIILQKIAKGLLSWDVKECLVDLEKELTIITEQRLEGEEARFGERLIQFASENLVTEILIHPAVSTLSQCVRNLLSSFTRHRHIIHAGYTFQGNGSWALQDGTFSYSDFAEAFQEIEVQRVIHAYENGISIDLHCAPEGEWTRLSKESFAKSCKVRVNPTDVLTTGSPSISGFSKYLEPFLVPTLLEDILESSDVVGNIRFSRPTLYVFPGGQGDASLFGINGFNMLLDGGYSRKACFWDFVRHLDRLDAVLMTRLNNSSVCGVSSVLKRKRQGAVYPQIGHFFCNIQERKSLLSPDGDKDKDPLIISLLEEGQNLIQDLKHLNLSCQPCYRDSEPIILYHKVGHGTLNMFVLSPDRNSKEVREFLLKWNQSDAKLLSMNKPGKDFIFPLQNSVSICALLVWQPANPNDTVTRILYPGSAPQRKIFEGLDRLKSVEYMKHPTCTVKTFISSKKTKQEVLEKLAVKEKKENKVEEAKKGSEMNGDVVRAKRIEDVADFKPKTKPDNKPKVKEEVVQKKKIAPEKKGPATPKKTLIENKKNGDIKEKEKRLTQKPSPDATPAKSAKDASNRKVIENKRAPQKKEQISPPKPTSEAKPKPERKPISRRPKTAKSPVKKPSQNSTQKPDSLFKKGKLDKEGTTDSSTVSTPSADQDSILKKDISKLTPEEIQQLKEQELEELKEEQEVNKEIEAVFRKSAAEESEPGVRQVKESSIDLETEEYLIVEKEEHSELENKEDEIQKLARDSEESEKQRKSSEDEKKTKKPTITSPEGTDKKEEEIKVESQPDEKVESGATTTAPTLPEDERMTLDEIKEDKAIEEKHVKEETKEKEVAATPPLKHQQEDLQPKQTTLAAIPLDKQRHMKDAVKTPDEVADLPMHEEADYQGDFQAEDKNKKEAIDEEKVLEKAETETKEKADQDNNLIAETIIDDDEWVMITNKSPPKEGLDLVKTQTEEAIIDQINEKLKHDKEVEVNEHEVRLQDEIQVSLEEEVKEDIKALIEEADLKDKIVSIKESKQEMSALDDKLSELKKDVKIPIGDSIPIRKVEDKLEDASVAELKENLKDVSKIDDKLSELKSSKEDFEIEHANRSPQHAEAVILSDYSPEEDGPKIFPDLDIDKAELGRKSPAEREEDVKKIVVSVAEVLKSDAPLEELQGKPFGFAVELKETHITTQDSPIIEAKIIKTEDEIPPIPEESEDEKQAKQEDVVHRMLVTASSEDGGEETEICPAGSITFSRSSESSGRSSPEQKTQSQKSSVVETEESVSTARRVDSQTNIESVKENNDEKHLGDIKDDGDVVGASEKSEGKVDEIKKHKSDTKLEEELVGKDSKVTESENKSEEIEHIEKSAANFDGTEELIQEKSEGKNVEHKHDHKDSEVKKVEDDVIKTDEIHKVLVTKELGSEVQNIIEKTVIVPVVDATSIQAENSKESCFQLPQIDARIEETHTNGISESISSVLTNVEHKLEDTLEYIEEKAAGLVESFSHARKDSIQKDAEDQKASKYDDEDKEPLQRRQSIIEKAEELIEKSEAAFEGVITSIGQKAHSLLEEVTHQEADLSEKKTETSELLGSEKRSSIVELSQNLTESLQPNENTYEGRNREDLSKEPSEAHHSTIEKAELSEKSKEAFGGVIASVDQQAHSLLEGVIHQKSDLTNVEEQKKKETCEPLGLEKKSSIVPQELQETKEDIEEKSAPKESLQEHSEIKKPEDVAKESPQRRQSIIEKAEELIKSSEEAFESVVASIGQKTHSLLETVTHQEPDLKSIEENKKETTESQGTEKRSSIVSQDLKEDKEDIEGISTRKQSLSEQSETKESEHLVQECTEKQQSIIEKAKDLDEKPEEMLEGVITSIGQKTYSLLHSIEPEEKKKVEDKSKETSEWLGSEKHVIESSSDLKKPLESKSEHTTTSVIKTSSEKDSEEKKFSKPEEQTQELPQRRLSIIEKAEELVEKSEEAFEGVMASISQKAHSLFDNFIGHEADMEEQKKKEVSAPLASGTSITEVLGDISEPAVDSRDLIKEKVTAGDISTTKHSEDTHKELSQEKKSSKPEDPTKLLESTSDAHEFVTEKIKSVVDLPSSKGSKDTQKHDSEDTQPPKPQDEVKDLPQRRESIIEKAEELIEKSETAFEGIITSIGQKSHSLLEGLNNKEPVLMKSEEDIKKETSECLDAGQNKIENLEKSLKVEETEEKPKHIGDSSFENDSERTQKEQIEDKKPSKQEDVQKEIKEGPKTLVKKAEDLVEKSEEAFEEVITSINGKAQSLLDGLNNKEPNLKKAEENTTKETSELQSALQIIEEKAVDGKGQDTEHQNRSKIEETPNDLLERRESIIEKAEELIEKSEEALEGVITSIGQKTHSLLEESKDNKIKESDLKKGQEDTKKETPESLISEKGSGTIEASQNLGITEVLKDQKVASQKDLSLSEALEKVEKPTETEHLDRKSSVVEAAEEFIETSEQNLDSVFSAIGGAVMTVLQDILPKEQKKSDLDLNKDVEKVLKNDSAEKKEVLTDIKSNDSKFQTEDSDKGKIKHEETKDSATLDTSANSSQKSILPEDKSLADNATKKEEIKAITIDKDQKDIEDTAKELKRSVEDLSKLTDTVVFDEFKLEKKDLEKEERKLEDGAEHLRKSYEDLSKLNESISFDKCQPSDEFKFDRKVLEQEEKQMVEEADTLRKNYEDLSKLSSSVSFDKCQNVDDYKFDKEILQKEERQMEEEAEHLRRSYEDLSKLAEEVPFKKCSSPDQYKFDKETLKNEERQMEDEAIVLRRSYEDLTKLTESISFDKCKGYDEFQLNKETLKKEERQIEDETLAIKRNVEDLSKISEEVKFEKCKEEYKFDKDDLEKEERQMEDEADALRRSYENLSKLVNSTSFDKCKVSDEFKLKDDVREREERQMEEEADALRRSYEDLSKLAESTSFDKCKMPDEFKLTEEVKEREERQMEEEIDALRRSHEDPSQLATSTTFDKCKPSDEFKLKEDVKQKEETCLTKETVNDSELDNEVLKREEHQIEKESEVLKRNYEEVNKHVESVPFDKCNIREDFKLDEATLKKEEKQLEQEADSLKKNYEHLYKFTESVSFDKCKDIEKLEDKTEEKGEKESAEKTLKDQLKVDRSGEPKKLSVSDVEICIKTDSDHRAASQSFLENERGLICDSTDAKICVPPSGDGSSALTIGTSSGIGASSDKSSPEPDISGKTTPPTVPISPIAKEGQLSSTKRDSGLIEQETDDEDLSTKSQVANSQSDLDELDMKSLDPMSTSLYGALPKEFDEPPTYLYEITKAKYTSDVKFEDDLEITDEFEVTAARLTRDPKDGPSFSAVDSWGKPLGLPGPKEDIMTSSFIGDQLPTQDPMTTSVYFDESSDPIASWGKPLGLPSPAPPNNNGTPKKEKKLPSHVSAKNKLNDDKRRSESPSKLKARKMSPVYVDLTYVPHHGNHYYSSVDFFKRIRARYYVFSGLEPSRQLYDALLEAKQTWEDKDLEVTIIPTYDTDILGYWVAENEDLLAKHKIDLAPSASRCTINLQDHETSCSAYRLEF from the exons GATTGCTATCGTGGGACGTGAAAGAGTGCCTGGTAGATTTGGAGAAGGAGCTGACAATTATAACGGAGCAAAGACTGGAAGGCGAGGAGGCCCGTTTTG gaGAACGGCTTATCCAGTTCGCCTCGGAAAATTTAGTGACTGAAATCCTCATCCATCCTGCCGTCAGTACATTGTCCCAATGTGTCCGCAATCTACTCAGTAGTTTCACTAGGCATAGACATATTATCCATGCAGGATACACTTTCCAGGGAAACGGCTCGTGGGCTCTACAG GACGGCACATTCTCCTATTCCGATTTTGCCGAAGCGTTCCAGGAAATCGAGGTCCAGAGAGTAATCCACGCTTACGAGAACGGCATCTCTATAGACCTGCACTGCGCCCCCGAGGGAGAATGGACCAGACTATCAAAGGAATCTTTTGCTAAATCTTGTAAA GTACGGGTAAATCCCACAGACGTCCTAACAACCGGTTCGCCATCCATTTCGGGCTTCTCTAAATATTTAGAGCCCTTCTTGGTCCCCACACTGCTGGAGGATATATTGGAGAGCTCCGACGTTGTGGGTAATATTAGATTTTCCAGACCCACGCTTTACGTTTTCCCCG GTGGACAAGGGGATGCTTCTCTATTCGGAATCAATGGGTTCAACATGCTGTTGGATGGGGGGTACTCTAGAAAGGCGTGTTTTTGGGATTTTGTACGACATTTAGATAG ACTAGATGCAGTTTTAATGACTAGACTGAATAACAGTAGCGTTTGTGGTGTTAGTTCCGTATTGAAGAGGAAGAGACAGGGTGCAGTTTACCCCCAGATTGGCCATTTCTTTTGCAACATTCAG GAAAGGAAATCCCTACTAAGCCCTGACGGAGACAAAGACAAGGACCCCTTGATCATTAGTTTGCTGGAAGAAGGACAGAACCTAATCCAGGATTTGAAGCATTTGAACCTCTCCTGTCAGCCGTGCTACAGGGACTCGGAACCCATAATTCTTTACCATAAAGTGGGCCATGGTACCTTGAACATGTTCGTCCTATCTCCGGACAGAAACTCCAAAGAAGTGCGCGAGTTTCTGCTGAAATGGAACCAAAGCGATGCAAAGTTGTTAAGTATGAACAAACCTGGAAAAGACTTCATTTTCCCTTTGCAAAACTCGGTATCCATTTGCGCTTTGTTGGTGTGGCAACCTGCAAACCCTAATGACACAGTAACCAGGATTTTGTATCCTGGAAGTGCACCCCAGAGGAAGATCTTTGAAGGGCTGGATCGACTTAAAAGCGTGGAGTACATGAAACATCCAACTTGTACTGTAAAGACCTTTATTTCATCGAAAAAGACCAAACAGGAGGTATTGGAGAAGCTCGCTGTGAAggagaagaaagaaaacaaggtAGAGGAAGCTAAGAAGGGTTCAGAGATGAACGGTGATGTAGTAAGAGCCAAAAGGATCGAAGATGTTGCTGATTTCAAGCCCAAGACGAAGCCCGACAACAAGCCCAAAGTTAAAGAAGAAGTGGtacagaagaagaaaattgcgCCTGAGAAAAAAGGACCTGCGACTCCTAAGAAAACTTTGATCGAGAACAAGAAGAATGGAGATATTAAAGAGAAAGAGAAGCGATTAACTCAGAAACCCTCTCCTGATGCCACTCCCGCTAAAAGCGCTAAAGATGCAAGCAATCGAAAAGTTATTGAGAACAAAAGGGCTCCCCAAAAGAAGGAGCAAATATCACCACCAAAGCCGACATCTGAAGCCAAACCAAAACCTGAAAGGAAACCAATTTCCCGGAGGCCCAAAACTGCGAAAAGCCCTGTAAAGAAACCCTCCCAAAATAGCACTCAGAAACCAGACTCCctttttaaaaaaggaaaactagATAAAGAGGGAACCACCGATTCTAGCACTGTAAGCACTCCTTCAGCAGATCAGGACAGCATTCTAAAAAAAGACATATCGAAGCTGACTCCAGAAGAAATCCAGCAGCTCAAAGAGCAAGAACTGGAGGAACTAAAAGAAGAACAAGAAGTGAATAAGGAAATTGAGGCCGTTTTTCGTAAAAGTGCAGCCGAGGAGTCTGAACCGGGTGTGAGGCAAGTGAAGGAAAGCTCCATTGATTTAGAAACTGAAGAGTATCTCATAGTAGAGAAGGAGGAACATTCAGAgttggaaaataaagaagatgAAATACAGAAACTGGCGCGTGATAGTGAGGAATCGGAGAAGCAACGTAAAAGCAGCGAAgatgaaaagaaaacaaaaaaacctaCCATAACATCCCCTGAAGGTACTGataaaaaagaagaagaaataaaagTGGAATCGCAACCTGATGAAAAAGTAGAATCTGGTGCTACTACCACTGCTCCAACTCTACCAGAAGATGAACGCATGACCCTAGATGAAATTAAGGAGGATAAAGCGATAGAAGAGAAACACGTAAAAGaagaaactaaagaaaaagaagTAGCAGCAACtcctcccttgaaacatcagCAAGAAGACCTACAAcccaaacaaacaactttagCGGCCATTCCTCTGGACAAGCAAAGACACATGAAAGATGCAGTGAAGACACCAGATGAAGTAGCAGATTTGCCAATGCACGAAGAGGCTGATTATCAGGGAGATTTCCAGGCTGAAGATAAGAACAAAAAAGAGGCAATCGATGAAGagaaagttttagaaaaagcTGAAACTGAGACCAAAGAGAAAGCAGATCAGGACAACAACCTCATCGCAGAGACTATTATTGATGATGATGAATGGGTTATGATAACCAATAAAAGTCCACCTAAAGAGGGTTTGGACTTGGTAAAAACCCAAACTGAGGAAGCAATAATAGATCAAATCAATGAGAAGCTGAAACATGACAAAGAAGTTGAAGTAAATGAACATGAAGTGCGTCTGCAAGATGAAATCCAGGTGAGTCTGGAAGAAGAAGTTAAAGAGGACATCAAAGCTCTGATTGAGGAGGCTGATTTGAAAGACAAAATTGTCTCTATCAAGGAGAGTAAGCAGGAGATGTCTGCCTTAGATGATAAGCTAAGTGAACTGAAAAAAGATGTCAAAATCCCTATTGGAGACTCAATACCAATAAGGAAAGTTGAAGATAAACTTGAAGACGCTTCTGTGGCAGAGCTCAAAGAAAACCTTAAAGACGTGTCCAAGATCGACGACAAATTGTCCGAGcttaaatcttcaaaagagGACTTCGAAATTGAGCATGCAAATCGCAGTCCTCAACACGCTGAAGCAGTAATACTCTCAGATTATTCTCCAGAAGAAGACGGGCCTAAAATCTTCCCAGATCTAGATATCGATAAAGCCGAATTAGGAAGAAAATCTCCAGCAGAGCGTGAAGAGGATGTGAAGAAGATCGTAGTCAGTGTTGCTGAAGTCCTCAAATCAGACGCTCCTTTAGAAGAACTCCAAGGAAAACCATTTGGATTTGCCGTAGAACTTAAAGAGACTCATATTACTACTCAAGACTCCCCCATTATTGAagcaaaaatcattaaaactgAAGATGAAATCCCGCCTATTCCCGAAGAATCCGAAGATGAAAAGCAAGCCAAACAGGAGGACGTCGTTCATCGTATGTTGGTGACTGCTTCAAGTGAAGATGGAGGAGAAGAAACTGAGATTTGTCCTGCAGGTTCCATAACGTTTTCGCGCAGTTCTGAGAGCTCTGGAAGGTCTTCACCGGAGCAGAAAACGCAATCACAAAAATCTTCTGTAGTTGAGACTGAGGAAAGTGTATCTACCGCTAGGAGAGTTGACTCACAAACTAACATTGAAtcagttaaagaaaataatgatgAAAAGCATCTAGGAGATATTAAAGATGATGGTGATGTAGTGGGAGCAAGTGAGAAGAGTGAAGGAAAAGTTGATGAgattaaaaaacacaaaagtGATACAAAACTTGAAGAGGAATTAGTAGGAAAAGACTCTAAAGTCactgaaagtgaaaataaatctGAGGAAATTGAGCACATTGAAAAATCTGCAGCAAATTTTGATGGAACTGAAGAATTAATTCAGGAAAAATCTGAAGGAAAGAACGTCGAACATAAACATGACCATAAAGATTCCGAAGTGAAGAAAGTAGAAGATGATGTGATAAAAACTGATgaaatacataaagtacttgtAACAAAAGAACTTGGTTCTGAAGTCCAGAATATTATAGAAAAGACCGTTATTGTCCCTGTGGTAGATGCTACATCAATTCAAGCAGAAAATTCCAAGGAGTCATGTTTTCAGCTACCCCAAATTGATGCTAGAATTGAAGAAACTCACACCAACGGCATCTCAGAATCAATATCTTCCGTTCTCACCAACGTCGAACATAAACTGGAAGATACTCTTGAATATATTGAAGAGAAAGCTGCAGGTTTAGTGGAGTCTTTCAGTCATGCACGCAAGGACTCCATACAGAAAGATGCAGAAGATCAAAAAGCATCCAAATATGACGATGAAGATAAAGAACCTCTACAAAGACGTCAGAGCATCATTGAAAAAGCTGAAGAGTTAATTGAAAAGTCTGAAGCAGCTTTTGAAGGAGTAATTACTTCAATTGGTCAGAAAGCTCACTCTCTGCTTGAGGAAGTGACTCATCAAGAAGCCGATTTGAGTGAAAAGAAGACAGAGACGTCTGAGCTTTTGGGATCAGAAAAAAGATCAAGTATAGTTGAATTATCTCAGAATCTTACAGAATCATTACAACCTAATGAAAATACTTACGAAGGGAGAAACCGTGAAGATCTATCAAAAGAACCTTCAGAAGCACATCATAGCACCATAGAGAAAGCTGAATTGTCTGAAAAATCTAAAGAAGCATTTGGGGGTGTAATTGCTTCAGTCGATCAACAAGCTCACTCGCTCCTAGAGGGAGTTATTCATCAAAAATCGGATTTGACGAATGTTGAAGAACAGAAGAAGAAAGAGACGTGTGAACCTTTAGGTTTAGAAAAGAAATCAAGTATAGTGCCGCAAGAACTTCAAGAAACTAAAGAAGATATAGAAGAAAAATCTGCACCTAAAGAATCTTTGCAAGAACACTCAGAAATTAAGAAACCTGAAGATGTAGCAAAAGAATCCCCACAAAGACGTCAGAGTATCATTGAAAAAGCTGAAGAATTGATTAAAAGCTCAGAAGAGGCATTTGAAAGTGTAGTTGCTTCAATTGGCCAAAAAACTCACTCCCTCCTAGAAACAGTTACTCATCAAGAACCAGACTTGAAGAGTATAGAAGAAAACAAGAAAGAGACGACTGAATCTCAGGGAACAGAAAAAAGATCAAGTATAGTGTCTCAAGATCTTAAAGAAGATAAAGAAGATATAGAAGGAATATCGACACGCAAACAATCTTTGTCAGAACAATCAGAAACTAAAGAATCCGAACATTTGGTTCAAGAATGTACTGAAAAACAGCAGAGCATCATTGAGAAAGCTAAAGATTTGGACGAGAAACCTGAGGAAATGCTTGAAGGTGTCATTACTTCAATTGGTCAGAAAACTTATTCCCTTCTTCATAGTATAGAAcctgaagaaaagaaaaaagttgaagATAAGAGTAAAGAAACTTCTGAGTGGCTGGGATCAGAAAAACACGTAATAGAATCATCTTCAGACCTTAAAAAACCATTAGAATCTAAAAGTGAACATACAACGACGAGTGTTATAAAAACATCTTCAGAGAAAGACTCAGAAGAGAAGAAATTTTCTAAGCCTGAAGAACAAACACAAGAGCTTCCTCAAAGGCGCTTGAGCATTATAGAAAAGGCCGAGGAGTTGGTCGAGAAATCTGAAGAAGCTTTTGAGGGTGTGATGGCCTCAATAAGTCAGAAAGCTCACTCtctttttgacaattttatcgGACACGAAGCTGATATGGaagaacaaaagaaaaaagaggTTTCTGCGCCTCTAGCATCAGGAACGAGTATAACTGAAGTACTTGGAGATATCTCTGAACCTGCAGTAGATTCTCGTGACTTAATTAAAGAGAAAGTTACAGCTGGAGACATATCTACAACAAAACACTCAGAAGACACTCACAAGGAACTCTCACAAgagaaaaaatcatcaaagccCGAGGATCCGACAAAACTTTTAGAAAGTACTTCAGATGCACATGAGTTCGTTACAGAAAAGATTAAAAGTGTGGTAGATTTACCTTCATCCAAAGGTTCAAAAGATACTCAGAAGCATGATTCCGAAGATACACAACCACCCAAGCCCCAAGATGAAGTAAAAGATCTTCCACAAAGACGTGAGAGCATCATAGAGAAGGCCGAggaattaattgaaaagtctgaaacaGCATTTGAAGGTATCATTACATCCATTGGCCAAAAGAGTCATTCTCTTCTTGAAGGACTTAATAATAAAGAGcctgttttaatgaaaagtgaagaagatataaaaaaagagaCCTCTGAGTGCCTGGACGCAGGCCAAAACAAGAtagaaaatcttgaaaaatctctaaaagttGAAGAAACTGAAGAAAAGCCTAAACATATTGGAGATTCATCTTTTGAAAATGACTCTGAAAGGACTCAGAAGGAACAAATAGAAGATAAAAAACCATCCAAACAGGAAGATGTTCAAAAGGAAATCAAGGAAGGGCCTAAAACTCTGGTGAAGAAAGCTGAAGACTTAgttgaaaaatctgaagaaGCTTTTGAGGAGGTAATTACTTCGATTAATGGAAAAGCTCAGTCCCTTCTGGATGGACTGAATAATAAAGAACCTAATTTGAAGAAGGCCGAAGAAAACACGACAAAAGAGACTTCTGAGTTGCAGTCCGCTCTTCAGATCATTGAAGAGAAGGCTGTAGATGGCAAAGGGCAAGATACAGAACATCAAAACCGATctaaaattgaagaaacacCAAATGACCTTTTAGAAAGACGTGAAAGCATTATAGAGAAGGCTGAAGAGTTGattgaaaaatctgaagaaGCTCTTGAAGGTGTTATTACCTCAATTGGCCAAAAGACTCACTCCCTTCTTGAAGAATCTAAGGATAATAAGATCAAAGAATCTGATCTAAAAAAAGGAcaagaagacacaaagaaagAAACGCCCGAGTCGCTGATATCAGAAAAAGGCTCGGGTACAATTGAAGCGTCTCAAAATCTTGGTATCACAGAAGTTCTAAAAGATCAGAAAGTAGCATCTCAGAAAGATCTGTCTCTTTCTGAAGCACttgaaaaagtggaaaaaccCACAGAAACGGAGCATCTAGATAGAAAAAGTAGCGTCGTTGAAGCTGCTGAAGAATTTATTGAGACATCTGAGCAGAATTTAGACTCGGTATTTTCGGCAATTGGGGGAGCTGTTATGACAGTTTTGCAAGACATATTGCCAAAGGAACAGAAGAAAAGCGATCTAGACCTGAATAAAGATGTGgaaaaagtattgaaaaatgATAGTGCAGAAAAGAAAGAAGTATTAACAGACATAAAATCAaatgattcaaaatttcaaactgaaGATTCagataaaggaaaaatcaaaCATGAAGAAACGAAAGATTCTGCGACTCTTGATACTTCAGCTAACTCTTCCCAAAAATCAATCCTTCCAGAGGACAAAAGTTTAGCTGATAATGCTActaaaaaagaagaaataaagGCAATTACAATTGATAAGGACCAGAAAGACATTGAAGATACAGCTAAAGAACTGAAACGCAGCGTGGAAGATTTGTCAAAGCTTACTGATACAGTGGTATTTGACGAATTCAAACTGGAGAAGAAAGATCTAGAAAAAGAAGAGAGAAAATTGGAAGATGGGGCAGAACACTTGAGAAAAAGCTATGAAGATTTGTCCAAATTAAATGAGTCAATTTCGTTTGACAAGTGCCAACCCTCAGACGAGTTTAAATTCGACAGAAAGGTGTTGGAACAAGAGGAAAAACAAATGGTAGAAGAAGCAGATACTCTGAGAAAAAACTATGAAGACCTATCGAAACTTTCTTCATCAGTTTCATTTGATAAATGCCAAAACGTGGATGATTATAAGTTCGATAAAGAAATACTGCAAAAGGAAGAAAGACAGATGGAAGAAGAAGCAGAGCATTTGAGGAGGAGTTACGAGGATCTCTCTAAACTCGCAGAAGAAgttccgtttaaaaaatgcaGCTCTCCGGACCAGTACAAATTCGATAAGGAAACACTGAAGAATGAAGAAAGACAGATGGAAGATGAAGCCATTGTGTTACGGAGAAGCTATGAAGATCTGACTAAACTTACTGAATCTATCAGCTTTGATAAATGCAAGGGATATGATGAATTTCAGctaaataaagaaacattaaagaaagaaGAAAGACAAATTGAAGACGAAACACTtgcaattaaaagaaatgttgAAGATCTTTCGAAAATATCGGAAGAGGTTAAGTTCGAGAAATGCAAGGAAGAGTACAAGTTTGATAAAGATGACCTGGAAAAGGAAGAACGACAGATGGAAGACGAAGCAGATGCCTTGAGGAGGAGCTACGAAAATTTGTCTAAACTTGTAAACTCTACATCATTTGACAAATGCAAAGTGTCCGATGAATTTAAGCTAAAGGATGATGTTAGGGAGAGAGAAGAAAGACAAATGGAAGAAGAGGCAGATGCTTTGAGAAGAAGCTATGAAGATTTGTCTAAACTTGCAGAATCTACATCATTTGACAAATGTAAAATGCCCGATGAGTTTAAACTAACTGAAGAGGTTAAGGAGAGAGAAGAAAGACAAATGGAAGAAGAAATTGACGCTCTGAGAAGAAGCCATGAAGATCCATCTCAACTTGCAACATCCACCACATTTGATAAATGTAAACCATCAGATGAATTTAAGTTGAAAGAAGatgttaaacaaaaagaagaaacgTGCTTAACGAAAGAGACTGTGAACGACTCTGAGCTTGATAATGAGGTTTTAAAACGAGAAGAACATCAAATAGAGAAAGAATCCGAGGTTTTGAAACGCAACTACGAAGAAGTAAACAAACATGTAGAGTCAGTCCCATTCGATAAATGCAACATCCGCGAAGATTTCAAACTAGATGAAGCAACTTTGAAGAAGGAAGAAAAACAGTTAGAACAAGAAGCAGACTCATTAAAGAAGAACTATGAACATCTCTATAAATTCACCGAATCAGTGTCCTTCGACAAATGCAAAGACATAGAAAAACTCGAAGataaaactgaagaaaaaggTGAAAAGGAGAGTGCAGAAAAGACTCTAAAGGACCAGCTTAAAGTAGACCGTAGTGGGGAACCGAAGAAACTCTCCGTATCTGATGTGGAGATTTGCATTAAGACTGATTCAGATCATAGAGCTGCCAGTCAAAGTTTCCTCGAAAACGAGAGAGGTCTTATTTGTGATAGTACCGATGCCAAAATATGCGTACCGCCTTCAGGAGATGGGTCTTCCGCATTAACCATAGGT ACCTCTTCCGGAATTGGAGCCTCAAGCGATAAATCAAGCCCCGAACCGGACATATCCGGCAAAACCACCCCTCCAACTGTCCCCATCAGCCCTATAGCCAAAGAGGGCCAATTATCGTCCACTAAAAGGGACAGCGGACTCATCGAACAAG AAACCGATGATGAAGACTTAAGCACCAAGTCGCAAGTGGCCAATTCCCAGTCGGACTTGGACGAACTAGACATGAAGAGTCTAGACCCCATGAGTACGTCCCTGTACGGCGCCCTCCCTAAAGAATTCGACGAGCCGCCCACTTATTTATATGAAATCACTAAAGCCAAGTATACTAGCGACGTGAAATTTGAGGATGATTTGGAAATCACAGATGAGTTTGAAGTAACTGCAGCCAGACTCACTAGAGATCCAAAGGATGGGCCCTCTTTCTCAGCTGTAGACTCATGGGGGAAGCCTCTAGGGCTTCCCGGTCCGAAAGAAGACATTATGACTAGCAGTTTTATTGGTGATCAACTTCCCACACAAGATCCAATGACTACCAGTGTTTATTTCGATGAATCTTCCGATCCCATAGCCTCCTGGGGGAAGCCCTTGGGTCTACCTAGCCCTGCGCCCCCTAACAATAATGGAACCCCTAAAAAGGAGAAGAAGCTGCCTTCGCATGTGAGTGCGAAAAACAAGCTGAATGATGATAAGAGGAGATCGGAGTCTCCGTCTAAATTGAAGGCGAGGAAAATGAGTCCTGTCTATGTGGACCTCACTTACGTTCCTCACCACGGGAACCATTATTACTCGTCCGTGGACTTCTTCAAGAGGATAAGGGCCCGTTATTACGTCTTTTCGGGACTGGAGCCGAGTAGACAACTATACGATGCTTTATTGGAGGCCAAACAGACGTGGGAAGATAAAGATTTAG agGTAACCATTATTCCGACGTACGATACGGACATCTTGGGCTATTGGGTGGCCGAGAACGAGGACCTTCTAGCGAAACACAAGATCGATCTCGCACCCTCTGCCAGCCGATGCACCATCAATCTCCAAGATCACGAGACCTCGTGTTCGGCTTATCGTTTGGAGTTTTAA